One Alphaproteobacteria bacterium DNA segment encodes these proteins:
- a CDS encoding demethoxyubiquinone hydroxylase family protein: MQAALLPLRSSTRSRGATMARKLKRSLPGDKPSRKREQDIDSMIRVNHAGEYGAKRIYAGQLAVLGHDPQLKKLIEHMAEQEQVHLDYFENEVIKRGVRPTALHPVWHVAGFALGAITARISPSAAMACTVAVEEVISEHYGEQLAALANKPEEKTLREKIKKFKAEEEEHGHIGLENDAERAPAYRLLSAVIKRGSKIAIEIAKRV; the protein is encoded by the coding sequence ATGCAAGCGGCCTTGCTGCCTTTACGTTCTTCCACGCGATCAAGGGGCGCAACCATGGCAAGAAAGCTTAAGCGCAGCCTGCCCGGCGACAAGCCTTCGCGCAAACGCGAACAAGACATCGACAGCATGATCCGTGTGAACCACGCCGGCGAATACGGCGCGAAGCGGATTTATGCGGGGCAGCTGGCTGTGCTGGGGCATGACCCGCAACTGAAAAAGCTGATCGAGCATATGGCCGAGCAGGAGCAGGTTCATCTTGATTACTTCGAGAATGAAGTTATCAAGCGCGGCGTGCGCCCGACCGCGCTGCATCCGGTCTGGCATGTGGCGGGGTTCGCGCTTGGTGCCATCACCGCGCGCATCAGCCCGTCCGCCGCTATGGCATGCACGGTCGCGGTCGAAGAAGTAATTTCCGAACATTACGGCGAACAGCTGGCCGCTCTTGCGAACAAGCCGGAAGAAAAGACGCTGCGCGAAAAGATTAAAAAGTTCAAAGCCGAGGAAGAAGAACACGGGCATATCGGCCTTGAAAACGACGCCGAAAGAGCACCCGCCTATCGCCTGCTTTCCGCCGTCATCAAGCGCGGATCCAAAATCGCTATCGAAATCGCGAAACGCGTATGA
- a CDS encoding HNH endonuclease, translating into MQSHLDSCPTLVLNADYRPLSYFPLSLWSWQEAIKAVFLDRVSIVQEYDAIIRSPSFQMKVPSVIALKEYVQPKARPAFTRFNVFLRDRWTCQYCGAKHRTHELTFDHVIPKSRGGTTTWENICAACQDCNLLKGNYLPTECRMFPMTKPVQPTNAELQVNGRAYPPNFLHESWNDYLYWDSELDNI; encoded by the coding sequence GTGCAAAGTCACCTCGACAGCTGTCCGACTTTAGTTCTCAATGCAGACTATCGTCCCTTGAGTTATTTTCCTCTTTCCCTCTGGTCATGGCAGGAAGCCATCAAGGCTGTGTTCCTCGACCGCGTCAGCATCGTGCAGGAATACGATGCGATCATCCGGTCCCCCAGTTTCCAAATGAAAGTCCCGAGCGTTATCGCGCTGAAGGAATATGTTCAGCCTAAAGCCCGCCCGGCCTTTACCCGATTTAACGTCTTCCTGCGTGACCGCTGGACCTGCCAGTACTGCGGTGCCAAGCATCGCACCCATGAACTGACCTTCGACCATGTGATACCGAAATCACGCGGCGGAACAACGACATGGGAAAATATCTGCGCGGCCTGCCAGGATTGCAACCTGTTGAAGGGTAACTACCTGCCGACCGAATGCCGGATGTTCCCGATGACCAAGCCGGTGCAGCCGACCAATGCGGAACTGCAGGTAAATGGTCGCGCATATCCGCCCAACTTCCTGCATGAAAGCTGGAACGACTATCTCTATTGGGATTCGGAACTGGACAATATCTAG
- a CDS encoding dienelactone hydrolase family protein: MQKLNGPFIAPLSGTAKQLVVFLHGYGSNGDDLIGIGHEWREALPDAAFVSPNAPAVCDQYAQGFQWFPIRAIDPAAIEREQHARNVLPILNGFIDQELQKWGVDDAHLAVAGFSQGAMMAMYAMPRRKKPCAAVIGYSGMIIDAEGLKAAGNVKVPVLAIHGDRDDVVIPDNLAKIDEGFTAAGYDIETVMRPGLAHGIDQFGIIRGVEFIRENFEKADILQNKQLKA, encoded by the coding sequence ATGCAGAAACTGAACGGACCCTTTATCGCCCCGCTGTCCGGCACGGCCAAGCAACTCGTTGTTTTCCTGCATGGTTATGGCTCCAACGGCGATGACCTGATCGGCATCGGCCATGAATGGCGGGAGGCGCTGCCCGATGCCGCCTTTGTATCCCCCAACGCCCCTGCGGTCTGCGACCAGTATGCGCAGGGCTTCCAATGGTTTCCGATCCGCGCGATTGATCCTGCCGCCATCGAGCGTGAACAACATGCCCGGAACGTGCTGCCCATCCTGAACGGCTTTATCGACCAGGAACTTCAGAAATGGGGCGTGGATGATGCCCATCTGGCTGTTGCAGGCTTTTCGCAGGGGGCGATGATGGCGATGTATGCCATGCCGCGCCGCAAAAAGCCCTGTGCTGCCGTTATCGGCTATTCCGGCATGATAATCGATGCCGAAGGGCTGAAGGCTGCAGGTAACGTGAAAGTGCCTGTTCTGGCGATCCACGGCGACCGCGACGATGTGGTGATTCCCGACAATCTTGCGAAAATCGACGAAGGCTTTACCGCTGCCGGCTACGATATCGAAACTGTCATGCGCCCCGGCCTTGCCCATGGCATCGACCAGTTTGGCATCATCCGTGGTGTTGAGTTCATTCGTGAAAACTTTGAAAAAGCTGATATTTTACAAAATAAGCAACTTAAAGCTTAA
- a CDS encoding twin transmembrane helix small protein, with protein sequence MTAANLLFFIALACMLAVVGSFIWGMVAMTRGSEKDAQTSNKMMRFRVVFQGLALAFLFLSYLARQPH encoded by the coding sequence ATGACCGCCGCAAACCTGCTGTTTTTTATCGCCCTCGCCTGCATGCTAGCCGTTGTCGGTTCGTTCATCTGGGGTATGGTTGCCATGACGCGCGGCAGCGAAAAGGACGCACAGACCAGCAACAAGATGATGCGCTTCCGCGTGGTATTTCAGGGGCTGGCGCTGGCCTTCCTGTTCCTGTCCTATCTTGCAAGACAGCCTCACTAA
- a CDS encoding glycosyltransferase family 9 protein, with product MKILFITATRIGDAVLSTGALDYFIRTYPEAEITVACGPLVAGLFAPAPRVVRVIALKKESWGRHWWKLLCETMPQEWDIIVDLRNSAVSRILRGKQKFIWRGSEKKGHKVEQIAAVIGATPAPAPKFWLDDASIAAAEKLAPSGAPFIAIGPTANWPGKAWPAQNFVALVNAMTASGSILENARVAVFAAPGEEAAAKPVLDAFPPERRIDMIAKGSPLVAGAVIARAEIYIGNDSGLTHIAAAVGTPTLALFGYGWPEQYSPWGNHAAYIRTPETPEQLLAGRSTDSITSSLMGSLTVTAAVEAAVRLWDKTR from the coding sequence ATGAAAATATTGTTTATCACGGCGACGCGCATCGGTGACGCTGTCCTGTCAACAGGCGCGCTCGATTACTTTATCCGCACCTATCCAGAAGCCGAAATCACCGTCGCCTGCGGGCCGCTGGTGGCCGGGCTGTTTGCGCCCGCGCCGCGCGTTGTGCGCGTGATTGCCCTGAAAAAGGAAAGCTGGGGCAGGCATTGGTGGAAACTTTTGTGCGAAACCATGCCGCAGGAATGGGACATTATCGTCGACCTGCGCAACAGCGCTGTTTCACGCATCCTGCGCGGCAAACAGAAATTCATCTGGCGCGGGTCGGAGAAAAAGGGACACAAGGTCGAACAGATCGCAGCCGTGATCGGCGCAACGCCCGCCCCTGCCCCGAAATTCTGGCTGGATGACGCATCCATCGCGGCGGCCGAAAAGCTTGCCCCCTCTGGCGCACCGTTTATCGCGATTGGCCCCACCGCCAACTGGCCGGGCAAGGCGTGGCCGGCGCAGAATTTTGTGGCGCTGGTGAATGCCATGACGGCATCCGGGTCGATACTTGAAAACGCGCGTGTAGCCGTATTCGCGGCACCGGGCGAAGAAGCAGCTGCGAAACCTGTGCTGGACGCATTCCCGCCGGAGCGCCGCATCGACATGATCGCCAAGGGCTCGCCGCTGGTGGCGGGTGCCGTGATCGCGCGCGCCGAAATTTACATCGGGAATGATTCAGGGCTGACGCATATCGCAGCCGCTGTCGGAACGCCGACGCTGGCGCTGTTTGGATATGGCTGGCCGGAACAATACAGCCCGTGGGGAAATCACGCCGCCTATATCCGCACCCCCGAAACGCCCGAGCAATTGCTGGCGGGGCGTTCGACGGACAGCATTACATCGTCATTGATGGGTTCACTAACAGTTACGGCGGCCGTCGAGGCCGCCGTGAGACTGTGGGACAAAACCCGTTAA
- a CDS encoding ABC transporter substrate-binding protein: protein MLLAASPALAEHSHAIAMHGSPKYAADFKNLSYVNPDAPKGGDLRLSKSGTFNNLNNHIITGNNAEGLENVNDKLMQRVWDEPFTMYGVVAESIDVAPDRSWIAFHLRKEAKFHDGTPMTAEDVKFSYEHFRKNGHPVRRRVYGLITKVEITSPRDIKFTFGPGYDHESVMILAMMPVLPKAYWEKADITKTTLKPPLGSGPYKIVSVEPGRKIVYERVKDYWAKDLPVNVGQYNFDTITYTYFRDDDISIQAFKSGDYNLRREFDVTKWQTRYDFTALDEGRVVKEEIAHQRPEWLKALIFNTRRPVFADIRVRKALSYLFNADWLNKSLYFGKMQRIASAFPNSELAASGKPQGEELRILEEYKADLPADVLGEAYKPNDTNGRDARREAIALLKEAGWVYKNAKLVDANGKQLSFEILLGDYADEKIALEFTRDLKKAGIDARVRTVDNAQFVGRLDDYDFDVVGHRWINTLSPGNEQVNYWGIKSAESKGARNYAGIMNKAVDALADSIGRSETRETLVARAHALDRALMQGYYMIPLFFLGKDLVAHTSDIHRPSVTPIYGMVLESWWHEAADKSP from the coding sequence ATGCTTCTGGCGGCGTCGCCCGCGCTGGCGGAGCATAGCCATGCAATTGCCATGCATGGCAGCCCGAAATACGCGGCGGACTTTAAAAACCTGTCCTACGTCAATCCGGACGCGCCCAAGGGCGGCGACCTGCGGCTGTCGAAAAGCGGCACGTTCAACAACCTGAACAACCACATCATCACCGGCAATAACGCCGAGGGTCTGGAAAACGTCAATGACAAGCTGATGCAGCGCGTCTGGGACGAACCCTTCACGATGTACGGTGTTGTCGCGGAAAGCATCGATGTCGCGCCGGACCGTTCATGGATCGCTTTCCACTTGCGCAAGGAAGCCAAATTCCACGACGGTACGCCCATGACGGCAGAGGATGTGAAATTCAGCTATGAACATTTCCGCAAAAACGGCCATCCCGTGCGCCGCCGCGTTTATGGGTTGATCACGAAAGTCGAGATTACATCGCCGCGCGACATCAAATTCACATTCGGCCCCGGCTATGACCATGAAAGCGTCATGATCCTTGCCATGATGCCGGTTTTGCCCAAGGCCTATTGGGAAAAGGCGGATATCACCAAAACTACGCTGAAGCCGCCACTGGGGAGCGGGCCTTACAAGATCGTGTCCGTCGAACCGGGGCGCAAGATTGTTTATGAACGGGTGAAGGATTATTGGGCGAAAGATTTGCCTGTGAATGTGGGACAATATAACTTCGATACCATCACTTACACATATTTCCGCGATGACGATATTTCCATTCAGGCGTTCAAGTCGGGCGATTACAACCTGCGACGCGAATTTGATGTGACAAAATGGCAGACCCGTTACGATTTCACCGCGCTTGACGAGGGCAGGGTGGTGAAGGAAGAAATCGCCCATCAGCGTCCCGAATGGCTGAAGGCGCTTATATTCAACACGCGCCGTCCTGTCTTTGCCGATATCCGTGTCCGCAAGGCGCTTTCATATTTGTTCAATGCCGACTGGCTCAACAAATCGCTTTACTTCGGCAAGATGCAGCGCATCGCAAGCGCGTTCCCGAATTCCGAACTTGCCGCATCCGGCAAACCCCAAGGAGAGGAATTGCGCATACTTGAAGAATATAAAGCCGACCTTCCGGCGGATGTTTTAGGCGAAGCATATAAGCCGAATGACACAAACGGCCGCGATGCGCGCCGCGAAGCGATTGCGCTGCTCAAGGAAGCCGGCTGGGTTTATAAAAATGCAAAGCTGGTCGATGCAAACGGCAAACAGCTTAGCTTTGAAATCCTGCTGGGGGATTATGCCGATGAAAAAATCGCTCTTGAATTCACACGCGACCTGAAAAAAGCAGGTATCGATGCGCGCGTGCGCACGGTCGATAACGCCCAATTCGTCGGTCGCCTTGATGATTACGATTTCGATGTCGTCGGCCATCGCTGGATCAATACATTGTCGCCCGGCAACGAGCAGGTGAATTACTGGGGCATCAAATCGGCCGAGAGCAAGGGCGCGCGCAATTACGCAGGCATCATGAACAAGGCGGTCGATGCACTTGCCGACAGCATCGGGCGGTCGGAAACCCGGGAAACGCTGGTGGCGCGCGCCCATGCGCTCGACCGGGCGTTGATGCAGGGCTATTACATGATTCCCCTGTTTTTCCTCGGCAAGGACTTGGTTGCGCATACGTCAGATATCCACAGACCTTCCGTAACTCCGATTTATGGCATGGTTCTGGAAAGCTGGTGGCATGAAGCCGCTGATAAATCTCCCTAA
- a CDS encoding adenosine kinase — protein sequence MTDSNLDLVGIGNAIVDVLSRTGDEFLSNNRIHKGTMTLIEAEQAETLYAKLGPGMEISGGSAANTVAAFANMSGKAGYIGKVANDQLGGVFRHDIKAYGVKFETPALEDGPPTARCLILITPDAQRTMCTFLGACVWISPSDLDENMIKNAQVTYLEGYLFDRDRAKQTFRKASELARGAGKKVSLTLSDPFCVKRHRDEFLDLVTTGTDILFSNEAEIFELFQTENFNEAVLRAREACPLTIITRSAQGSVIVTDKEVIEVAAEPPACIVDTTGAGDMYAAGFLYGFTRGKPLAECGRIGSIAASEVIAHIGARPQRDLKAMLQEKKAV from the coding sequence ATGACAGATAGCAATCTTGACTTGGTCGGCATCGGCAACGCGATTGTGGACGTTTTGTCCCGCACGGGCGACGAATTCCTGTCCAATAACCGCATCCACAAGGGTACCATGACCCTGATCGAGGCGGAGCAGGCGGAAACCCTCTACGCCAAACTAGGCCCCGGCATGGAGATATCGGGCGGATCTGCCGCCAATACGGTTGCCGCATTTGCCAACATGAGCGGCAAGGCCGGCTATATCGGTAAGGTCGCGAACGACCAACTGGGCGGCGTGTTCCGCCACGACATCAAGGCCTATGGCGTAAAGTTTGAAACCCCCGCGCTCGAAGACGGCCCGCCCACGGCGCGTTGCCTGATCCTGATCACCCCCGATGCGCAGCGTACCATGTGCACTTTTCTTGGCGCATGTGTCTGGATCTCGCCGTCCGATCTTGACGAAAACATGATCAAGAACGCGCAAGTGACCTATCTGGAAGGCTACCTTTTCGACCGTGACCGCGCGAAGCAGACCTTCCGCAAGGCATCCGAACTGGCGCGCGGCGCGGGCAAGAAAGTCTCGCTGACGCTGTCGGACCCTTTCTGCGTCAAGCGTCACCGTGACGAATTCCTCGACCTCGTGACGACCGGTACCGATATCCTGTTCTCTAACGAAGCGGAAATTTTCGAGCTGTTCCAGACCGAGAATTTCAACGAAGCCGTCCTGCGCGCGCGCGAAGCATGCCCGCTCACCATCATCACGCGCTCCGCACAGGGTTCCGTGATCGTGACGGACAAGGAAGTCATCGAAGTCGCCGCAGAACCGCCCGCCTGCATCGTCGATACGACGGGTGCGGGGGATATGTATGCGGCAGGATTTTTGTACGGGTTCACGCGCGGCAAGCCGCTCGCCGAATGCGGCCGCATCGGCTCCATCGCGGCATCCGAAGTCATCGCCCATATCGGCGCGCGCCCGCAGCGCGACCTGAAGGCGATGCTGCAGGAAAAAAAGGCGGTCTGA
- a CDS encoding TetR/AcrR family transcriptional regulator, which translates to MAQKRKTDQTKTIVDSALFLAGKQGWDAVSLADIAKKAKLPVKTVSASFKDVWAVMEQSLRNLESETAATVENHLGDNWRDNLMEILMTRFELAQPHRDAYLAVAPAVIKHPKLVKRFGKSFYRTMERMLDLAGAPCKKQLRPLGVAALAALFLSLVYAWEQDKTPDLSKTMAAIDKRTGLLEQAFEFITPERK; encoded by the coding sequence ATGGCACAAAAACGCAAAACAGACCAGACGAAAACCATTGTTGATTCCGCCCTTTTCCTTGCCGGAAAACAGGGCTGGGATGCCGTTTCGCTGGCCGATATCGCCAAGAAAGCCAAGCTGCCGGTCAAGACGGTTTCCGCATCCTTCAAGGATGTCTGGGCCGTGATGGAACAGTCGTTGCGCAACCTAGAATCTGAAACGGCAGCGACGGTCGAAAACCACCTGGGTGATAACTGGCGCGACAACCTGATGGAAATCCTGATGACGCGGTTCGAGCTTGCGCAACCCCATCGCGACGCCTATCTTGCCGTCGCCCCTGCCGTGATCAAGCATCCAAAACTTGTCAAACGCTTCGGCAAAAGTTTTTATCGCACCATGGAACGTATGCTCGACCTTGCAGGCGCACCCTGCAAAAAACAGCTCAGGCCGCTGGGCGTTGCCGCTTTGGCCGCGCTTTTTCTCTCGCTCGTTTATGCGTGGGAACAGGACAAAACGCCCGACCTGTCAAAAACCATGGCCGCCATCGACAAGCGTACCGGCTTGCTGGAACAGGCTTTCGAATTCATTACTCCTGAACGCAAGTAA
- a CDS encoding prepilin-type N-terminal cleavage/methylation domain-containing protein: MKSRGFTLIETAMVLMIAGLLLASFLQYYTVMLQKQKYDITRQRMRDIRTALTIYSAANLRLPCPDSPEGNADMKPHRRSKGGLATEAVKDDDDVCAADAKPADGVVVFKDKSTDRKESEVWIGALPIRRLRMEPEQGVDGWGNLFTYAVTRKLTLPEGMHDNPLPLGSITVVDEFGKNIIDKPDTGRWVLVSHGPDAAGGWMATGGHKNCSTKTIDAENCDDDATFVMAPYARKAGKWYFDDLVIHDDADAGGNIFDKIIACNFKRKFYAPGEKAADKEGCLGTTNAWEGVCLQSEVTDENDVVHKKPASFALPPTIGAGGDCGCQAGYKLVKGGQWDDGFAKLYAGAGSNLSFTDPAGNTIPVGDPLANGALPLGTEPSATPSTQYMQRTTLFTCVQE; encoded by the coding sequence ATGAAATCGCGCGGTTTCACATTGATAGAAACCGCTATGGTGCTGATGATCGCCGGCCTTTTGCTTGCGTCTTTCCTGCAATATTACACGGTCATGCTGCAAAAGCAGAAATACGATATTACGCGCCAACGCATGCGCGATATTCGCACGGCGCTGACAATCTATTCAGCCGCGAATTTGCGGCTTCCCTGTCCGGATTCCCCCGAAGGAAACGCGGATATGAAGCCGCACCGTCGCAGCAAAGGCGGGCTTGCAACCGAAGCCGTGAAGGATGACGACGATGTTTGCGCAGCCGACGCAAAACCGGCTGACGGCGTTGTCGTGTTCAAGGACAAGAGTACAGATAGAAAAGAAAGCGAAGTATGGATCGGCGCGCTGCCCATCCGTCGCCTGCGGATGGAACCGGAGCAGGGTGTCGATGGCTGGGGCAACCTTTTCACCTATGCCGTTACGCGGAAATTGACGCTGCCGGAAGGCATGCACGATAATCCGCTGCCACTGGGGTCGATTACGGTGGTTGACGAGTTCGGCAAAAATATCATCGACAAACCGGATACCGGCAGATGGGTGCTGGTGTCGCACGGGCCAGACGCTGCGGGCGGCTGGATGGCCACCGGCGGCCACAAAAATTGCAGCACGAAGACGATCGATGCGGAAAACTGCGATGATGATGCCACCTTCGTGATGGCACCGTACGCGCGCAAAGCCGGGAAATGGTACTTTGACGACCTCGTGATACATGACGACGCTGATGCCGGCGGTAATATCTTCGACAAGATTATTGCATGCAATTTCAAGCGCAAATTTTACGCGCCCGGGGAAAAAGCGGCCGATAAAGAAGGCTGCCTTGGAACGACGAATGCATGGGAAGGGGTATGCCTGCAGTCAGAAGTGACCGATGAAAACGATGTGGTGCATAAAAAACCGGCAAGTTTCGCCTTGCCGCCGACAATAGGCGCGGGCGGTGATTGCGGCTGTCAGGCCGGCTACAAGCTTGTGAAGGGCGGTCAATGGGATGACGGCTTTGCGAAGCTTTATGCCGGCGCGGGCTCGAACCTGTCCTTCACCGATCCTGCGGGCAATACCATTCCTGTGGGTGATCCTCTCGCCAACGGCGCGCTGCCACTGGGCACCGAACCTTCCGCGACACCCTCTACGCAGTATATGCAGCGAACCACGCTGTTTACTTGCGTTCAGGAGTAA
- a CDS encoding two-component sensor histidine kinase, translating to MTAFKRLKQRLLPRTLFARSLVILATPIFLLQLIVAFIFFDRHWDAMSDKLVGALAGEIDMLTERIVDAKSDASVQRIIKQASRSLDLAVTIKQDADSIKKSELSFQTFAWFSIAQKLQVALKKKLDTPFSIRPYEKDKVFEIVVAIGGKETIHFICPDRRIYSPTTYIFVLWLIGSAGLLLVISMMFMRNQIRPIMRLAVAAEKFGKGQDVPDFKPVGAHEVRQASRAFLEMKERLKRQMEQRTAMLSGVSHDLRTPLTRMKLELALSKDTKGAENLRQDIDEMEKMIEGYLTFAKGESDETPEMIDLKTVLERVVGKAKRQGSDVSETLPETRMMIRLRPVAIERAIANVVSNACKYAKHVWITAYEQSEAFEIVVDDDGPGIPADLRDEVFRPFFRVEKSRNKKTGGIGLGLSIAQDIVHGHGGEIFLEDSNRGGLRVVIRLPL from the coding sequence ATGACGGCATTCAAGCGCCTGAAACAACGCCTGCTGCCCCGCACGCTGTTCGCGCGATCGCTTGTCATTCTGGCGACGCCAATTTTCCTGCTGCAGCTGATCGTCGCGTTCATCTTTTTCGACCGTCATTGGGATGCGATGAGCGACAAGTTGGTCGGCGCGCTGGCGGGCGAAATCGATATGCTGACCGAGCGGATTGTGGATGCCAAATCCGACGCCAGCGTACAGCGGATTATCAAGCAGGCGTCGCGCAGCCTCGACCTTGCCGTGACGATCAAGCAGGATGCCGATAGCATCAAGAAATCCGAGCTGTCGTTCCAGACGTTCGCCTGGTTCAGCATCGCGCAAAAGCTTCAGGTCGCGCTGAAAAAGAAGCTGGATACGCCGTTCAGCATCCGTCCGTATGAAAAAGATAAGGTCTTTGAAATCGTCGTCGCCATCGGCGGCAAGGAAACCATCCACTTCATATGCCCCGACCGTCGCATATACAGCCCGACAACCTATATTTTCGTCCTCTGGCTGATCGGCAGCGCGGGGCTGTTGCTTGTTATTTCCATGATGTTTATGCGCAACCAGATCCGCCCGATCATGCGCCTTGCTGTCGCCGCCGAAAAATTCGGCAAGGGGCAGGATGTACCGGATTTCAAGCCCGTCGGCGCGCATGAGGTGCGGCAGGCATCGCGCGCCTTCCTGGAAATGAAGGAGCGGCTGAAACGCCAGATGGAACAGCGTACCGCGATGCTGTCTGGCGTATCGCACGACCTGCGCACGCCGCTGACGCGCATGAAGCTGGAACTGGCGCTGTCGAAAGACACCAAGGGAGCTGAAAACCTGCGTCAGGATATCGACGAAATGGAAAAAATGATCGAGGGTTACCTGACCTTCGCCAAGGGCGAAAGCGACGAGACGCCCGAAATGATCGACCTTAAAACAGTGCTGGAGCGCGTGGTCGGCAAGGCGAAGCGGCAAGGCAGCGATGTCAGCGAAACGCTGCCCGAAACGCGCATGATGATCCGCTTGCGGCCCGTGGCGATCGAGCGCGCGATTGCAAACGTCGTATCCAATGCCTGCAAATACGCCAAGCATGTATGGATTACCGCCTACGAACAGTCCGAGGCGTTTGAAATCGTCGTCGATGACGACGGTCCAGGCATTCCTGCCGATTTGCGGGACGAGGTGTTCCGCCCGTTTTTCCGCGTCGAAAAATCCCGCAATAAAAAAACCGGCGGCATCGGGCTTGGTTTGTCGATTGCGCAGGATATCGTGCATGGCCATGGCGGAGAGATATTCCTTGAAGACAGCAACCGCGGCGGCTTGCGCGTCGTGATACGGTTGCCGCTATGA
- a CDS encoding response regulator produces MNNTKPADISPDKKPHILVVDDDERLRDLLQRFLVEHGFLVTTAIDAADAREILKYLAYDLIICDVMMPGEDGMALTKALKKQGLAAPILLLTALGEIESRISGFEAGADDYLPKPFEPRELLLRITAILRRIAAKPPEKEEKIRLGKWTLDLDRGELTAGEERVTLTSVEHTLLKALASKKGEVVSREELAELCQMNANERTIDVQVTRLRKKVEEDPKLPRFIQTVRGKGYVLWTDA; encoded by the coding sequence ATGAATAATACAAAACCCGCCGATATCAGCCCCGATAAAAAACCGCACATTCTTGTCGTGGACGATGACGAACGCCTGCGCGATTTGCTGCAGCGCTTTCTGGTGGAGCACGGGTTTCTGGTGACGACGGCAATCGATGCCGCCGATGCACGCGAGATTTTGAAATACCTCGCCTATGACCTGATCATTTGCGATGTGATGATGCCGGGCGAAGACGGCATGGCGCTGACAAAGGCGCTGAAAAAACAAGGGCTCGCCGCGCCGATATTGCTGTTGACCGCGCTTGGCGAAATTGAATCGCGCATCAGCGGGTTCGAGGCGGGAGCCGATGATTACCTGCCAAAGCCGTTCGAGCCGCGCGAGTTGCTGCTGCGCATCACCGCGATTTTACGCCGGATTGCCGCCAAGCCGCCCGAGAAAGAAGAAAAAATCCGCCTTGGAAAATGGACGCTCGATCTTGACCGCGGCGAATTGACGGCCGGCGAGGAGCGCGTCACGTTGACATCCGTCGAGCATACGCTGCTGAAGGCGCTTGCCAGCAAAAAAGGCGAAGTCGTCAGCCGCGAAGAACTGGCGGAGCTCTGCCAGATGAACGCCAACGAGCGCACGATTGACGTACAGGTGACACGCCTGCGAAAAAAGGTCGAAGAAGACCCGAAACTGCCAAGGTTTATCCAGACCGTGCGCGGCAAGGGGTATGTGCTGTGGACGGACGCATGA
- a CDS encoding branched-chain amino acid aminotransferase: MAGSLIPYDDRDGQIWMDGKLVPWRDAKVHFLTHALHYGSGVFEGVRAYNGNIFKLTEHSQRLLDGCKTMDMKIELSLEEINHACLETLKASGLKDAYLRPLAWRGPEQMGVAAQATKIHFAVAAWEWPSYFSPEMREKGISVVTSRWRRPAPDMAPVSAKACGLYMICTLSKHEAERTGHNDAMMHDYRGQVAELTGANLFFVFNGELHTPTPDCFLNGITRLTVMDIARSKGIKVVERAIMPEELKKADECFATGTAAEVTPIGNIDGQIYKVGPVTRLLREEYEKLVRAPADALQKKAG, from the coding sequence ATGGCCGGCTCCCTCATTCCCTACGACGATCGCGACGGGCAAATCTGGATGGACGGCAAGCTGGTTCCGTGGCGCGATGCAAAGGTCCATTTCCTGACCCATGCACTTCATTACGGATCGGGCGTTTTCGAAGGCGTACGCGCCTATAACGGCAATATCTTCAAGCTGACCGAACACAGCCAGCGCCTGCTCGATGGCTGCAAGACGATGGATATGAAAATCGAATTATCGCTGGAAGAAATCAACCATGCCTGCCTTGAAACGCTCAAGGCCAGCGGATTGAAGGATGCTTACCTGCGCCCCCTCGCCTGGCGCGGACCGGAGCAGATGGGTGTTGCGGCGCAGGCCACGAAAATCCATTTCGCCGTCGCGGCTTGGGAATGGCCTAGCTATTTCAGCCCCGAAATGCGCGAGAAAGGCATTTCGGTCGTCACATCACGCTGGCGCCGCCCCGCGCCCGATATGGCGCCCGTTTCTGCCAAGGCATGCGGGTTGTACATGATCTGCACGCTGTCGAAACACGAAGCGGAACGCACCGGCCACAACGATGCGATGATGCATGACTATCGCGGTCAGGTCGCCGAGCTGACCGGCGCGAACCTGTTCTTCGTCTTCAACGGCGAGCTGCACACGCCGACACCCGATTGCTTCCTGAACGGCATCACGCGCCTGACGGTGATGGACATCGCCCGCAGCAAAGGCATCAAGGTTGTCGAGCGCGCGATCATGCCGGAAGAATTGAAAAAAGCCGATGAATGCTTCGCGACCGGCACCGCCGCCGAAGTCACCCCAATCGGCAATATCGACGGCCAGATTTACAAGGTCGGCCCCGTCACCCGCCTGCTGCGCGAAGAATACGAGAAACTGGTGCGCGCTCCGGCGGATGCCCTGCAGAAGAAGGCCGGTTAA